In Candidatus Cloacimonadota bacterium, the following proteins share a genomic window:
- a CDS encoding ABC transporter ATP-binding protein: MGDIHVHALRNVDLEVQKGDFIAIMGASGSGKTTFMNLLGCLDKPSEGQYILDDIPVHNMSEDELTIIRNQKIGYVFQSFYLLPRTTALENVELPLLYCRKYSLHQRHEHALNALKTVGIEDRAKHFPNQLSGGQQQRVAIARAIVNDPSFILADEPTGNLDTRTSVEVMAVFQQLHAQGKTVILVTHEYDIAQYAHRHITFRDGKIISDKVNPTARSASNDLLTLPKLDEED, translated from the coding sequence ATGGGCGACATCCACGTACATGCGCTAAGAAACGTTGATCTCGAAGTTCAAAAGGGAGATTTTATCGCCATCATGGGCGCTAGTGGCAGCGGTAAAACTACTTTTATGAACCTTTTAGGCTGCCTAGACAAGCCCAGTGAAGGACAATATATATTGGATGACATCCCCGTCCATAATATGTCGGAAGATGAGTTGACTATTATTCGTAACCAAAAGATAGGCTATGTGTTTCAAAGCTTTTATTTACTCCCTCGTACAACTGCCTTAGAAAACGTTGAGTTACCCTTGTTATATTGCAGAAAGTATAGTCTGCACCAGCGTCACGAACATGCCTTGAACGCTCTTAAAACGGTTGGAATAGAAGATAGAGCAAAGCATTTCCCAAATCAACTTTCTGGAGGACAACAACAACGTGTGGCTATTGCCCGCGCCATTGTAAACGACCCTTCTTTCATTCTGGCAGACGAACCCACCGGTAATTTGGATACCAGAACCAGTGTAGAAGTAATGGCTGTTTTTCAACAACTCCATGCTCAAGGAAAAACTGTAATTCTTGTTACCCATGAATACGATATTGCCCAATATGCTCACCGCCACATAACCTTTAGAGATGGAAAAATAATCTCGGATAAGGTAAATCCCACCGCACGATCTGCTT